Genomic window (Desulforapulum autotrophicum HRM2):
AATCTTTCCGGCGGCCAGCAGCAACGGGTGGCCATCGCCCGTGCCATTGTCAACGAACCCCTGATCCTGCTCCTGGACGAACCCTTGAGCGCCCTTGATTATAAGCTTAGAAAGGAGATGCGCCTTGAATTGCGGCAGCTTCACAGAAAGCTTGGCATCACCTTTATCTTTGTCACCCATGACCAGGAAGAGGCCCTGATCCTTTCTGACCGGGTGGTGGTGATGAACAACGGGGTTATTGAACAGCAGGGTCCGCCCAAGGATATTTATGAGGAGCCGGTGAACCGATTTGTTGCAGAATTTGTCGGTGAGAGCAATCTGTTTGATGCCCGGGTGGTCGCAGCCAGGGAGGAGACCATGGACATCGAGGTCCAGGGGATTGTAAAGACGGTCAGGAATAGAAAAAATCATGGCAAGGATGATGGCATCATGGTCCTGCTCCGGCCTGAAGACATGATCGTTGAAAGGGGCGAAGCGATCTGCCCGGACGGCTTTTTTCCCGGCAGGGTTGAGGAGATGATCTACAAGGGAACCACCGTGGACCTGATCATTGTCCTTGATGGCGGCAAAAAGGTGTTTGTTCTCGAATTTTTCAACGAAGATGCCGAGACCATCTTTTACGATGTGGGCGAAAAGGTCTTTGTGTCGTGGATCGACGGCTGGGAGGTAGTACTTGCCCATGAATGAAACCAAGCGCTTTAAGCATACGGCCA
Coding sequences:
- the potA gene encoding spermidine/putrescine ABC transporter ATP-binding protein PotA, with the translated sequence MSVVSLQNISKTYDTHTVLNNLSLDVVKGEFLTLLGPSGCGKTTVLRLIAGLETCTRGEIYIDGCDHTHVPACDRDVNTVFQSYALFPHMTVFDNIAFGLKLKKVPFLEIKTRVEETLALVKLSGLGNRRIQNLSGGQQQRVAIARAIVNEPLILLLDEPLSALDYKLRKEMRLELRQLHRKLGITFIFVTHDQEEALILSDRVVVMNNGVIEQQGPPKDIYEEPVNRFVAEFVGESNLFDARVVAAREETMDIEVQGIVKTVRNRKNHGKDDGIMVLLRPEDMIVERGEAICPDGFFPGRVEEMIYKGTTVDLIIVLDGGKKVFVLEFFNEDAETIFYDVGEKVFVSWIDGWEVVLAHE